The sequence below is a genomic window from Alligator mississippiensis isolate rAllMis1 chromosome 16, rAllMis1, whole genome shotgun sequence.
AAAGCACGGACAACAGTGCTCTGACACAGAATTGTCCTGTGACGTCCCCATAGCTGGGGCTCTTCAGGGTCCCCTGCCTAGGTGAGATTGGAGACGTAcagatgtgtgtgcatatatatttttgaaagCCACAACAGGATTGGTTTGGGGCAGATTTTGCTACTATGGGTCCCAACTCCTTAGCAGAAGCACCCCTTCATCCCACTCACCCTGTCGCCTGCAACCAGCAACCAACAACAGTGCTGAAGGGGTTCACTGGGTTTCTAAGGACTTAAAGCTTCCAGGTACCAGAGAGCTGAAGTGAAATGCAGGGAGCATTGCAGGATGAAAGTCTGTCTGCCACCCCCAAAGGCTTGCCTGACGTGACATTATCCTATACCTCAAACAATGCAGGCTCCGAGCTTGACCACCAGCCTGTCCTCGCCTGCCCTCAACTCTTCTCCTCGCTGAATTTAACTGTTCTGAGTTCAGAGTTTGCTTCGATTCATTAAACCTTACGTTCCACCAGCTGAGGGATCAAGGGGTTAAACCCCACTACGTGAAAAATAAGTATCAAGGAAGACAAAAGGATGGAAGGAAAGCACGTCTACAAGATTCAAGGTGCTGTGAAAGAGACggagggaaagaggagaaagacagagagaaaaagacgCTTTGCCTGGTGCAACCCTGGTACCTGGAAAACCAGCCGCTAGAGTTTAGCGCAGCGCCTCCCTCTTTGGGGCAGGACCTGAGAATGCCGGCAGCTTCCTGATTTCCAGTCGGGACTTTTTCCTCTCCTTACATGCTGACGTGTGGCTAAGTCCTCGTTTTCTCTCCCTGCCCGAGTCTTGGGGCTGCAGCATCCCTTTTGGAGATGTGGTGGCAGGGTGACTTTGGcggctgtctctgtcttggggcatggtcAGACTCACAGTAAGGAACAGATAGAAGACGAAGAGGCACACAAGGCTGAACTTTCCAGGGAAGCCAAGAGCCAGGAACTAGAGAAGGAAACTGCCAGTGATGCTGGGACACTCACCCAACCAGCACAGGTGACTGAACCCATAATCTAGTTCCTTACATGCCTCTTCATGGACAGCACGCATCCCAAGACACGGAAGGTCCCAAATCGCAAGGAACTGTTGGAGAGTAACATACACCGTGAACAAACAAGCGTTTCTCTGCCTATTTCACCCGCTAGCGTTAGCAGTGCCCGTCAGTACCAAGCTGAGTAGCAACAGTAGCATGAGCCTCTTCAGAGCAGTGTCCCATCAATGCCAATGGGAAATCATCTCCAAAAGGGATGCTGCAGGGTGTCCAGACAAACCCTATAATATCAGTTgatgatggtgggggagggagttggagggagcaggtgaggtggggtgggggaaggagaagaaggtaGAGGGGAAGCTAAAGGTTTCACACACTTACCCCGAAGTGGATAATGTTGTCGATGTAGGCTCTGGTCTGAGAatctcctccccagccctcctcGGAGAGGGAATTTCTCCAAAAACATCCATGCTGTCCACGGGCAGGGAGGAGCCCTGGGAGGAGGGGAAACCAGTGGCCAAAGAGGTGAAGGCCCCAGCAGGTCGGTAGCTGGgacttcctcccctgctgctctgagctGGGGATCCAGTTGATGGGGTGGACTTGCGGGAGAAGCTGACCGCTGCGGGGGGCTGCAGGGTGATCTCCGACAtctctgcctgctggatgaggcCCGGCCGCGGTCTGGCACGTGCGGTCAGCTCCGGGGAGCTGTTGCGGGAGCTGAGGGGGCTttgggtcagaggggaaagcctCGAAGGTTGTAGCACCACCTGATGTAAACTGGGCTCAGCCCTCCTGACTTGCCGAGGGCTTGGCCGAGGTCTGGGTTGGGGCTCATACCACCTGGTGTCCAGGCTGAATGTGCTTGTGCCGCTGTGGCCGACTGACTCGGACGGTTCATGGTAAGGCAACACGGGTATGCCCATACCTTGACTGGTATGTCTTAGCTGCCCTTGACTTGCCATAGGTTGCATAGGTTTGTCCTGCcatttggtggtggtgggcaCAGAGGGTTGGCTTCTGCCAGGTGACTTGCCAGTCCAACTCTTTGGTGCCTCCAGGGGCAGAATGCCAGGGTAGGACGCCGGGAcctggagggaggaagggggcggcCCCCTAGGAAGACAGGCCTTTGGCTGTACACTCTCGGCCACGTCGcactgctggagctggtgagGGAATATCATGGGAGAAGCCTCCAGGCCGCTGAAAGGAAACTCAGCCCTCCCCCATGGCTCAGGGGATCGGCCCCCCGTGGGCGTCTGAGTCAGGGGCAACGTGCTGTTGGAAGCGTTCTCCCCGTTCTCCTCGGGGATCGTTGGGTGTCCGAAGGGCCCCTcagggtgcagaggaggggaggACATGACAGAGCTGAGAGGGCTGACTTCTGGCATGTAGAAAGGCGGAGGGTCcatctccccagggctgctgctgctgaggtaaCCGTAAAACTGGCTGTGGTGAAAACCCCTGGGGGCTGGTGGTCTGGTCTGGCCGGTGGCCTGCAGGCGACCCTCTAGGGCACCTGTCCCCTCCAAGCCCCTGTGGAATCTGGGGCTGTATGCTGGTGGCTGAAGGTAGGACTCCTGGCTGGAGGACAGAGGGGTCAGCTGGGATTTGAGGGCTGTTACAGATGAGGGCATCATGGGGTCATCGTTTTCTTCGTCCGACTGGCGGAACTCGGGGTACATGTCCGTCTCCTCCACGAAAGGGAAGCCCTCTATCCGGCGGGTCTTGAGCGAGGGCTCCATCTCGGAGGGGTCCATCACAAAGCGGCCATCTGGTCCACGGCTGATGAGCTCAATAGGGGTGGTAGCCTCAGCTTCGGCCTCAGCCTTGGAGACGCTGTATTTCTTGCTGCTAATGGCCCTCTTGGTCTTCTTGTAGAGAGACAACTCTTTCTCCTTGCTAGGGCTCAGCATTCGTTTGCCCGGTGGGCCTTGATCGTCAGAGGACTCGGAGGGGGGCCGGAGAGTGCGGATGCTCTCGGGACTCACCTTGCCGGAAGACAACCTAGACCACAGAAgagaaaaaagccaaaaaacaaaacaaaaaaggggaCGGTCacagagggagaagaaaaaactGGGGCTTGCATATCAGCACAGCTGAGCCACTGGCCAACTGGACCCAAAATCAAAGTCTTAACTGTTCTCAAAAGAGAGAGTCCTGGAAGACGACAGTGCAGAAACCATTACGATGGAAGAAGCTTTTCTCATTTTCAGCAATGCCCCAGTGGTTGCGCAAGTTGTGAGGAAGTGAGAATAAGAGAAAAGGAGCAAAGAAGAACCACATCACCCCCCATGCCCCATATTCCCAAATGGAGAAGTATTCTGTTCTTACATGCACCCCTAAATGCCAGCAATATTGGCACTATGTTTCCTTCAAATCAGCTCCAGAACCCCAGAGAACTAGAGACCAGTGAAGACAGGTCTAGAGCTTGTCTTCATTTCAAGTACTCAACAACTGTTAGGCTTGTTTGAACTACCAGAGCCTCTTACAGAACTAGGCCGAGAGTTTTCCAACAAGTTCTCTCTCATGTGATTCCTAATGCTTCCGCTTCCAGATAGAAAGGAACATGATAACATATTCTTTTTAAAGGATTTGGGCACTTCTGATTCCAGCTCAAACTAAGACGTGGAAAGAGTGTCAAACCAAACAGAGTGGAAAAAGTCATCCTTCCTCCCAAGCTTAAGGGAGGGGACTTGACAGGCGTGCAGAGGGAAGCAGCTGCATTATGAAAATAGTTCCTCTGTTCCTACTGAGAAGGCTTGGAACATAAGTTAAAGGCAGAAGTGCAGCAGATCCAAATGGTGAACCCGAGATAAGGAAATTAAAGCGGATGCCAGCCAAACAAGATTAAAAACGCCAAGCACTGGGGTGTCCCACATCTTCTATGATTCTCCTGAAGCCACTATGGGAGATAACCTGAGAGTTATGATCACATCAGGAAGAAGCTCTGTCCCTACCAACTCTTTTGGGTGGATGTCCTGAGTAGTTCCAGTAGGTCCTAGGAGTTGTGACAAGCACGGCAAATGGCAGTGATCCATAAGTGGGAAGAGGAAGCTAGAACAGGGGAATAAGGCAAGGCATCATTCTACCCTCTAAACTCCCCATTGAaagaacatgcacacacacacagacatgctcaCACCAAAAGGTGCAAGATTTCTAGATACCTAGCTTCCATTAAGGTTCCCATTTTCCCTAGGCTGCCCTTCTTTGTTAGCAACCACTTATAACACTTCTAGTACAATTCTGTTCCACCTCTACTAGGTTTGCACTATGCCCTCAGGTCTTTACACAGGTTCGTTGAATCTATCTCCTCTCTCGTCTGCTCCAAAACCACGTAGCGTCTTGCAGGCTTTTGGTTCCAAAGAGTTTAGGAATCATCAAAAGCAATGTTAGTCATTTCCATTTCCCACAAGCAGCATCCCTACAAAGAGAAGTCTCAAAACCACTTGACAGATCCCAGCCTAGGTGGCACCTCTGAGTCAGAGATACTTACGGAGACTCCAGACTCTTCCTGCAGTGGGTAATCGAGAGAGGAGGGTCTGGAAGAGAAAAAGGGGAATGCTAAAGAGGCGCAACTAGGCAGAAAGAGGCAACAAACTTCTTACATCAAGAACACCAACAAAAAAAAGACACTCAACAAGAGACCAAGGTTTGGTAGTTCTAGTGCTTTAATGGTTGCTGACAACAAAGAGCTCCAGACAATTTCCTATCAATCCTGTTGCCACAGAATCTCATGCACCTGAGATGAACAAAGTCCATGGCCCCAAGTCCCCAGCCAGTGTAAATCTGTTGCGGTTTTCTCAACTGGTCTTTCTTGTGTGGTTTGTTCCAGTCCCAGTTTTATATAACTGGAGCGATGGGACTTCCACCACTTCCTGTGTGCAATTCTTCTATAGTCTAACGCGGCAGTTCATAGGCTACATGATCCAGGGAGCCCCAGTGGTCTGAGCAGCTGTTCTTGGTGGCCCACTCAAGGAAGTGACTTGAGAACCAAGCACTGGGGGGGATTTTAGGAAGGGGAGTGTCTGCATGAAGAGTCTTCCCTTTTCTTGCCAAGAATGAAAAACTTCATTCTAAAACCCACTGGTCTAACAGTTATCGCCATTCAGAAGATTCCCTCAAGCTCCCCGTCTGCAGTTTCTCTCTGTTTCATCTTCACCTCACCCTGCCTCTGTCATTTCTGATCACGTTTTTAGACAGCAACAGAGAAAGTATAGTCTAAATACATCTTTTCTTTGGCACATAAgcacttcattttttcccctgagCTGTAAGAGGCTAGGGCCTTTTGAACATGAGCTCTAGATTGCCATACACATCTCTGAGGCTTTATTTTTAAACCATCTATTCAGATCATAGatgaagaggggaaggagaaaaagTCACGGCTGAAGGATGGAGGTAGGACAGGCTTCATCTGGAGACACTCAGGGGTGAAAGAAGAGACAGACAGGGATGAAGATCACAACCAAGACAGAACAAGATCAACACACACAAGGAACAAGCCTCACCTTTCTTACGCTTGAGTTTGCGTTTGCGTTGTTTGTTGACAAAGCAGGCAGCTAGCGTGCTGAAGAGGATGGCAGCAGCCAAAAAGCAGATGGTGGCAACAATGCCAGCCAGCACCGGTCGGGCTAAACCATCATCTGTTAGGTCAGGCTGTGGAAATACATctggagaaaataaaaaggaaaaggaaacccCTCTGAATTACCAAAACATACTGCAGGATGCAAGGAAGTGGGAAAATGTGTCAGTATAGCTCACATGCATTAACTGAAGCAACTACTGCAGAACTGGCTGGTTCATAAGACTGCTGAAAGGAGcagaggattggaagggacctccctaGTCAGAGAACAGGCCCCCGATATCTTTGCCATGTGTGCGACAAGCATTTATCTAACAGGGTCCAAAACAACACTGACCCTAGCCTGCATTGCATATCATACAAGCAAAGGTCCCAATAACAAAGAGAAAATCCCTACAGCGTgccaaagggagagagaggggccaAGGCATCACCAATACCTTGGACTCCAGCTACGACAGAGCATTTCACGCCTAGGTCGCATCTGTATCCAGCCCAGCCTGACAGTAAATGCATCCTGCTATTATCTGAGGCAGGTAGGTGGTTTACAGGAGGTGGGCTTTAGGTTCTCAGTCAACAGCCTAGCAAACCAGCAGACGCGTCCCAATAAAGCAAGGATGCTCAACTCCCAGTCTgagggccaaatccagcctacaGAGCCGCGTCATGTGGCCTGTGAGGCTCTCCAAATGTccggaaatttggcaacaggggagcagcggtagcattaattgcctctcccctgctgccaaatgtggATCCGTGgggagccccgcaggccagataacatggccacGAGTGCTAGACTGGCCACATGCTGGTGCAAAGCCAGGTGCACAGGGTCAGGCTGGCATGTGGTTGGATCCAGACGTATGAGGTGATATCCACAGACGCAAAAGCTACCAAACTCCAGCAGACAAGCTCCacaagaggaaaggaaaaggctTCAGCTTGCGTCAAGCCAAGAGTTTCTGCGGAGCACCACTTGGGGGCAGAGCAAGACTAGATCTGTCCTCTGCACAGCAGAGACAAGTTACAGCGGATAGCTCAGCCTCCTGTGCCCTGAGCTGATGTAATTTAGGCTCACATCATTCTtattcctctctcttcttctatGGATTATGTTTCTTTCCATCACAACACGGTAATTTGTGAAACAGGGGTGAGGTGAGGCTTCTCTTGCATCCTGCTCATGAGATATTCTTCTGTGCTGCGAAGGGGGCTgaacagtgctttttttttttgtgctgcaaTGTGTTGCAGTCTGCTACGTGGAGCTACAATACCTTTGCTTCTGCTCCGCACTGCAGTGCTGCATTTCCCAGTATGCAACTTGCATTTCCATTTCGATGCTGTACAGTCCCCGATTTGGATCAATGTTCTTGGTGCGTTTGGCAGAGCTAAGATTCACAGCAACTCCCTGGCTTCGTCAGGCTCTTATATGCTACCACACTGTGTTGTGTTGATATATTATGAGCTCTGCTTTCGTACTGGCCTGTGTGGTATTAATAAGATGCATTGATTTCTTTCCTGTTCCAATTAATGTTGTTTTGAGCTGCTTGGGGATCCATGACGACTTCCTAGTTTTTGTGACATGATCCCGGGAGCAGCAGAGCACTCAATTTCTACTGAAGTCTGTGCACCGAAGGCTTTACGCCTCTGGAAGGATCTGACTCTCCCTTGCTCCTTAGGGAGCAATAATGCTTCCCACATGCAACTCTATAGGAATGTCTGCATTGTGGTGGCAGCGTATCCCACCTGGGACACTACAGAgcatcctgcctcccccctcGCCCCCACTACCTGCTCCTActaatatttcatagacattagggtaggaagggaccttgaagatcatcaagtccagccccctgccccaaggataTGCTCCAAATCCACCGGAAGGGCCACTCAGGTGTTGGCCCAGGGGCAGTTCTCAAAGGCAGGTCTCAGGAACAGTGATAGAGGGATGCCCTGGTGCTACCTCAACAGCACATTTCTGGAtttggagcaggcaggcaggtgtgtTCAGCAGGGTCCTGGGTGGGACTTTGCAGAGCAAACATAGCCTTTGCAGTACAGGCATGTCTGGAGGCATattggagcatgtgtagacatatctGAATTAGCTTTAATCTGGCCAGTTTCAGTGGCCATTGCTACCCAAGCACATACCCAAGTTTCCAGGCATCTTTATACATCCCATTGACACACCTCAAAACcatgcagccccagccatgcCATTGCTAGTGCCCGTATTAGCTCGATGAAGGCTAGCCCAGCTGTGCTTATTCGTGTCATGATCACACCTCTGACTTCAGTGTAGACTTGCTTTAAATTGCCAGtcgctgggagggagggaggagaaatgaTCACCTACCTGTACTGGACACACCAGCTATGTTACTGGGCTCGCTGATGAGATCCTGCATGACAGCCAGAACTCTGAACTCATACCAGGTGTCCTGCAAACATGAAACAACATGCGCTACTGATGAGAAACTTCCTTCAAGAGCAAAACACACTGGGAGGCTTTTGGCAGACCAGCAAATGGAGCTGCCCAACCTTGTTTCAGCAGACCACCCATCTCTTGGGCTGGTAAGGGAATTTCTTTGGAAACCAAACCAGTCCCAAGTACGGCAACAAGCAAGAGAGATGCTAAGAATATACCCAGGAAGCTCCCGCAGTGCTGTAATACAGCTGACATAGCTACTGGAGGACCCAGGGAAGGAGCAGTCCATGGCACAGCCAGCCTGCCTCTTCTTACCTGAGACAAGTCCTTGGCAAAAAAGTCATTGTCGCTTCCCAGGATAGCATCATCCAGTATTTCCCATCTCTCCCCTACACGGAACTCCATGATGTAATGGTCAATTGGAAAGCTATGATTGGCTGGAGGAAGCCATGACAACAGGACTCCTTGCTGTGTCCGATTGGCTGTTAGGCACCTCGGTGGGGTAACTAACACCAGGGGCTCTGGAGTTGTTACAGGGAATGCTGAAGACACAAAAGATGGGAAGGggataggggggaaaaaaaaatgcatttaatgaCCTCCAGGAAAAAAGTAGctggctcctgcatccaggccAGCAGCTTTGCTTTAATGAGCGCTCATGCCTTTCCATCCTCTCCTCTCACACCTCCTGGGAAGGGCCAGTGCTATCTTGCCTTGATCTTGCTATCAAGCactcacttgatcccagctgacttcccgcctatGGCACGgcgggctggacccgatgatctcatgaggccccttccagcccctaatatctatgaaatctattaaatgtggACTTGTGCCAGGAAATATCTAAGCCGTGAGAGTCTGCGACCCTCTCGCGCTTCTAGACACACATCATCTACCTGCACTGGAGAGGACCGCACCATGGATGTGCATTATGACTCTGGGTATGGACAGATAAAACAATACCAGTTTAGCAGGAGAGGATACTTTTCACTATTCAAGCTGATCTGGTGCAACTGTTTCATATGCCATTAACCCTATAGTAAATGGAAACTCAACTGCAATAAGTTAGCAGCCATTTCATTCCGGGGTGAGCTGTCCCAGCATAGCTTCCAGTTACTGCAGGACAGGCACAGACGCACAAAACAGTTACAACAGATCAGCAGACGCATGCTCATGAGCAgtaattctcccctcccctatTTCTGTCAGTATAATTGGTTCATCCAAGCACAGTCTCTCAGAAGCACTAGGCACTGACTGCAGGCTGAGACAAGGATGTGAACTAAAGAGATTGTTAGTTTGCTTCATTAAGGCACTCGTTACTATTCTTCAGCTGCAGGTTTAAGACATGCATCCATGCGCGTGCCACCAGCAAGGTCTAACGTCTAGAAGACAGAAGGGATCTAAGGGACGGGGAGCAACTGAAGATGCCATGAGGCTAGGAGGAACAAGGCACACAATATTAAAAATGCCAACCAGTTCCCTGGTCTTGCTGCTCAAGCTGCCCCCATGGGAGCTAGCGGTGCTAGTCATTCTGCGGTGTCACCTGAAGCGAGATATGGTGCACACTGCGACTAGCAAGTGGTAATGATTTCTAATTACTAGCAACTTGAACTGCATTTGCACTGGAGCTCTGGCCACTGAATGGTACCAGAGTAAGAAACTCCAGAGCTAAGACAATACTGCCATAATTATTTCTCTCTGCAATCTGGCAAAATCTGCGGTACCTGATAAAGCCACAAAATGCCCCCCACATGGGCAAGTACTGGTACTTGCTTGAGCAATATCACGGCCAGCATGGCCATCAATTAAGACGTCCCGCACATCACCACAAGGCACTTCCTCCTCTTGCCACCCCAACCCAAacagctctgcctccctgctctggggacTCTCAATCTCGCCCCATCCCCACGCTGCACCAACGCACCTAGAGTGTTCACAGTGACCACCTCACTGAAGGAGCTCGTGCCCAGTTTGTTCTGAGCCAAGACACTGAACTGGTATGCTGTCTCTGGTTCTAAGGTATCCACCAGCAGCCAACTAGAACCTGATGGCACTGGAAGAGACAGCCAGTCATGGGGTCCAAACTGTGCTCTCTTCATCCTGCCAAGAGAGAAAACAGGCAACTCAAGTGGACGTGCTTTTGAGAAAGAGAAAATAGACAGTGCGAGTCAGTCTCTTAAGCAATCATGGAAGAGTCCAAAAGATGGATTAGGCTTCACACCAGAATATGTATGGACATGGAGCTGAGATTCTGCCACCATAGAGCATGCACTGAA
It includes:
- the IGSF9B gene encoding protein turtle homolog B isoform X6, yielding MEVSDGSLTVISVSREDRGAYTCRAYSIQGEAVHTTRLLVQGPPFIVSPPENITVNISQDALFTCQAEAYPGNLTYTWYWEEENVYFKNDLKLRVRILIDGTLIIFRVKPEDSGKYTCIPSNSLGRSPSAFAYLTVQYPARVVNMPPIIYVPIGIHGYIRCPVEAEPPVTIVKWNKDGRPLRIEKYSGWNVMEDGSIRIEEATEEALGTYTCVPYNALGTMGQSPPARLVLKDPPYFTVLPGWEYRQEAGRELLIPCAAAGDPFPVIAWRKVGKPSRSKHNTLPSGSLQFRSLSKDDHGEWECVATNIVTSITASTHLTVVGTSPHAPSNVRVVVSMTSANVSWEPGYDGGYEQTFSVWYGPLMKRAQFGPHDWLSLPVPSGSSWLLVDTLEPETAYQFSVLAQNKLGTSSFSEVVTVNTLAFPVTTPEPLVLVTPPRCLTANRTQQGVLLSWLPPANHSFPIDHYIMEFRVGERWEILDDAILGSDNDFFAKDLSQDTWYEFRVLAVMQDLISEPSNIAGVSSTDVFPQPDLTDDGLARPVLAGIVATICFLAAAILFSTLAACFVNKQRKRKLKRKKDPPLSITHCRKSLESPLSSGKVSPESIRTLRPPSESSDDQGPPGKRMLSPSKEKELSLYKKTKRAISSKKYSVSKAEAEAEATTPIELISRGPDGRFVMDPSEMEPSLKTRRIEGFPFVEETDMYPEFRQSDEENDDPMMPSSVTALKSQLTPLSSSQESYLQPPAYSPRFHRGLEGTGALEGRLQATGQTRPPAPRGFHHSQFYGYLSSSSPGEMDPPPFYMPEVSPLSSVMSSPPLHPEGPFGHPTIPEENGENASNSTLPLTQTPTGGRSPEPWGRAEFPFSGLEASPMIFPHQLQQCDVAESVQPKACLPRGPPPSSLQVPASYPGILPLEAPKSWTGKSPGRSQPSVPTTTKWQDKPMQPMASQGQLRHTSQGMGIPVLPYHEPSESVGHSGTSTFSLDTRWYEPQPRPRPSPRQVRRAEPSLHQVVLQPSRLSPLTQSPLSSRNSSPELTARARPRPGLIQQAEMSEITLQPPAAVSFSRKSTPSTGSPAQSSRGGSPSYRPAGAFTSLATGFPSSQGSSLPVDSMDVFGEIPSPRRAGEEILRPEPTSTTLSTSGKRPSPSQNAAAPERLEALKYQRIKKPKKSSKGSSKSKKQSNGSASQVQQLPNSQVLWPDEAVCLRKKKRHPRQDPFARLSALKDDLCHRQLPEDQTAILNSVDHDDSSGHATLL
- the IGSF9B gene encoding protein turtle homolog B isoform X3; translation: MICYAAALIASVLGAAGLAAQGAHGSREEPEFVTARAGESVILGCDVIHPLTGQPPPYVVEWFKFGVPIPIFIKFGFYPPHVDPEYAGRASLHDKASLRIEQIRSEDQGWYECKVLMLDQQYDTFHNGSWVHLTVNAPPTFTETPPQYVEAKEGSSITLTCMAFGNPKPIVTWLKEGDLLGAGGKYQVSDGSLTVISVSREDRGAYTCRAYSIQGEAVHTTRLLVQGPPFIVSPPENITVNISQDALFTCQAEAYPGNLTYTWYWEEENVYFKNDLKLRVRILIDGTLIIFRVKPEDSGKYTCIPSNSLGRSPSAFAYLTVQYPARVVNMPPIIYVPIGIHGYIRCPVEAEPPVTIVKWNKDGRPLRIEKYSGWNVMEDGSIRIEEATEEALGTYTCVPYNALGTMGQSPPARLVLKDPPYFTVLPGWEYRQEAGRELLIPCAAAGDPFPVIAWRKVGKPSRSKHNTLPSGSLQFRSLSKDDHGEWECVATNIVTSITASTHLTVVGTSPHAPSNVRVVVSMTSANVSWEPGYDGGYEQTFSVWYGPLMKRAQFGPHDWLSLPVPSGSSWLLVDTLEPETAYQFSVLAQNKLGTSSFSEVVTVNTLAFPVTTPEPLVLVTPPRCLTANRTQQGVLLSWLPPANHSFPIDHYIMEFRVGERWEILDDAILGSDNDFFAKDLSQDTWYEFRVLAVMQDLISEPSNIAGVSSTDVFPQPDLTDDGLARPVLAGIVATICFLAAAILFSTLAACFVNKQRKRKLKRKKDPPLSITHCRKSLESPLSSGKVSPESIRTLRPPSESSDDQGPPGKRMLSPSKEKELSLYKKTKRAISSKKYSVSKAEAEAEATTPIELISRGPDGRFVMDPSEMEPSLKTRRIEGFPFVEETDMYPEFRQSDEENDDPMMPSSVTALKSQLTPLSSSQESYLQPPAYSPRFHRGLEGTGALEGRLQATGQTRPPAPRGFHHSQFYGYLSSSSPGEMDPPPFYMPEVSPLSSVMSSPPLHPEGPFGHPTIPEENGENASNSTLPLTQTPTGGRSPEPWGRAEFPFSGLEASPMIFPHQLQQCDVAESVQPKACLPRGPPPSSLQVPASYPGILPLEAPKSWTGKSPGRSQPSVPTTTKWQDKPMQPMASQGQLRHTSQGMGIPVLPYHEPSESVGHSGTSTFSLDTRWYEPQPRPRPSPRQVRRAEPSLHQVVLQPSRLSPLTQSPLSSRNSSPELTARARPRPGLIQQAEMSEITLQPPAAVSFSRKSTPSTGSPAQSSRGGSPSYRPAGAFTSLATGFPSSQGSSLPVDSMDVFGEIPSPRRAGEEILRPEPTSTTLSTSGSLRFGTFRVLGCVLSMKRHVRN
- the IGSF9B gene encoding protein turtle homolog B isoform X4, translating into MICYAAALIASVLGAAGLAAQGAHGSREEPEFVTARAGESVILGCDVIHPLTGQPPPYVVEWFKFGVPIPIFIKFGFYPPHVDPEYAGRASLHDKASLRIEQIRSEDQGWYECKVLMLDQQYDTFHNGSWVHLTVNAPPTFTETPPQYVEAKEGSSITLTCMAFGNPKPIVTWLKEGDLLGAGGKYQVSDGSLTVISVSREDRGAYTCRAYSIQGEAVHTTRLLVQGPPFIVSPPENITVNISQDALFTCQAEAYPGNLTYTWYWEEENVYFKNDLKLRVRILIDGTLIIFRVKPEDSGKYTCIPSNSLGRSPSAFAYLTVQYPARVVNMPPIIYVPIGIHGYIRCPVEAEPPVTIVKWNKDGRPLRIEKYSGWNVMEDGSIRIEEATEEALGTYTCVPYNALGTMGQSPPARLVLKDPPYFTVLPGWEYRQEAGRELLIPCAAAGDPFPVIAWRKVGKPSRSKHNTLPSGSLQFRSLSKDDHGEWECVATNIVTSITASTHLTVVGTSPHAPSNVRVVVSMTSANVSWEPGYDGGYEQTFSVWYGPLMKRAQFGPHDWLSLPVPSGSSWLLVDTLEPETAYQFSVLAQNKLGTSSFSEVVTVNTLAFPVTTPEPLVLVTPPRCLTANRTQQGVLLSWLPPANHSFPIDHYIMEFRVGERWEILDDAILGSDNDFFAKDLSQDTWYEFRVLAVMQDLISEPSNIAGVSSTDVFPQPDLTDDGLARPVLAGIVATICFLAAAILFSTLAACFVNKQRKRKLKRKKDPPLSITHCRKSLESPLSSGKVSPESIRTLRPPSESSDDQGPPGKRMLSPSKEKELSLYKKTKRAISSKKYSVSKAEAEAEATTPIELISRGPDGRFVMDPSEMEPSLKTRRIEGFPFVEETDMYPEFRQSDEENDDPMMPSSVTALKSQLTPLSSSQESYLQPPAYSPRFHRGLEGTGALEGRLQATGQTRPPAPRGFHHSQFYGYLSSSSPGEMDPPPFYMPEVSPLSSVMSSPPLHPEGPFGHPTIPEENGENASNSTLPLTQTPTGGRSPEPWGRAEFPFSGLEASPMIFPHQLQQCDVAESVQPKACLPRGPPPSSLQVPASYPGILPLEAPKSWTGKSPGRSQPSVPTTTKWQDKPMQPMASQGQLRHTSQGMGIPVLPYHEPSESVGHSGTSTFSLDTRWYEPQPRPRPSPRQVRRAEPSLHQVVLQPSRLSPLTQSPLSSRNSSPELTARARPRPGLIQQAEMSEITLQPPAAVSFSRKSTPSTGSPAQSSRGGSPSYRPAGAFTSLATGFPSSQGSSLPVDSMDVFGEIPSPRRAGEEILRPEPTSTTLSTSGYLGSVVETSFSSAQ